The DNA segment ggacttgcatcctcggtagttcagacTTTGTGAGGTTGACTCGGGAGTGTGAACTCCCACGGATGGGACGACGCAAGTCCTGTtattctgcaaacagcagtgtacttgataacatcagtcagctcaccttggctactacaatttttttcactgtatatttacaataagacgaaatatgatatcaaataccactgcctcctttcgttttcatttaaaaaatattaatagccgcagaaatgtagttcagggaaatgtgtatatatagagcctacattacaatgaatcGAAATATATcaattgcatcatttttttttcattttaacattaaaatatagatcaactgaataaagaccaaaggttagatttacccaaaacgaattatattttatgttgaacCACTGAaaagacatcagagccagcggcaaatgtcagaaggactagccaagTTAAGACTGCTCTTGGTGGAtgcatgagcactgagctccagCTGATCATGTGGAGCTGATCTCCGAAATCggagaaacacatttttaaataggcgctgcctttataaataaaccgcagatttgagttttaaacaactgcattcttgcctgaaatacttttagaactacatttcatgacacaacaGGGAACTACACTTACTTTTTCCACTGGTGGCACTTGTGCTACTAACTTTTTCAGTTACTGGCGCAAAACATGATTTGGTcgcacaaattatttataataattactggataataatgaacaataatggaaactgtattgcatacagaTGTGCTTTGTTTTACTTGCCATCTTTTAAACCACATGCCTTGTTCTATTTCTTACAGTACACACAGTGCATTGCTCCGTCTTGTAGCTGGGGTTAGAGGGGCCCTGGTGCTGGGTGTACAGTGGGCcctgtttaaaatggtttaatttgtactgtatgttcattctatttatttatttgtgatatttacacaatgtttacatttaagtttgtttttgttaatttaaaatagcactgcatagtcttcactgtaaaataaaatacacaatcaaaccaaaatgtattcagacaccttcaacatttctcacattatcacagtttatttgctaaaGTTTAGAAATTGGTAATACAATATGACAataactcagagttaaactgtgtcagaacaaattcctCTTGATAATGTCGGATAACTTTGATAAAAAGATATGTAATggaatcaaccaaaacttcaggCAACTGTCAGTATGACAataactatcaatactttgttgaacaGTTACCAagcaagcaatgcttaatttggttcagtctgtggtgtgaaaaggttgcattagcaattaaagaaagaaacacttaagcaaaacatggtcaggtccctaattttttttttttaatcaatttcattGGTAGTCTacagtatgaagaatttttgggtataatatttcacagatcACTGTATTTTGCcatactcacttacataaatgaactagtgccctgcacccactagtaaaacaatataatcaattCTATCTGGTTTTTGGATTGAATTTGGATAAATTCTTGTTAAACctagtaattcagtcaagagcagtgagtgatttactttcattttcatacattaaAGACTCTGACAGCAGAGCTAGTAAATTAGGCGCGGTCACCTTAAGAGACAAAcgcatccattataatgatacacatccgatttttttttgcaactctttactttcacttaagacataaccacaGACTTTTTCGAACACACTTTCCAAGACGGGTATTTcgacatattttgtatgtatttgttgtcGGTACATAAGCAAGAAGACTTTGAGACGCGTCTCTGCTTGCGTCCTGAACACCAGAATACCGCGGTGCTGAATTGAGCTCTTTCACttttcgctcttttttttttcttttcttctgtttatttaaactgcgatttgtatttgttcgttcaggtgcaggaggatgCGAACGTCCTGAAGGAGAGCTCGTTTCAGTGTTGCTGTTCGCGAGACGCGGCTCTCTCGTGCGCACCGAACACAGCGCGAGTAACCAGGTGCTCAGTTCAGCTTTCCCGCATCCGAGCATTCAACTTATGTTGAATGCTCGGAGCACGTTATAAAACGTAttcttaaaatacacatttctgttttaataaatactCATATTAAATCATAGCATAACACATAAGTAGGTACAAAAACAATCAGTGATACATTTGCGACCCCATAAAGATTTGGGTCACAATGGCATTTCAAAAGGTCGCATATGCGACCATTTTGGTCGCAGTGTAGTTCCCtgcacaataacagtaatattttgaaaattatccaaataaatggtggttgaaatcacaatgctgtgtgAACTGATGTGAAAATTCCGGACCTTTAAAAAAGTATTACCTCGctagcagggactttctgaggggcagtTTTTTACCCGGTACTTTATTTAGATCTtggttcctgcagtggaaacaaacaaagtaccagcccaaagtccctagttcctgggtaaagttccagtggtggaaacgtgctagaactgtgattaaccacactgttttagaaagctgagttaaatttcactagccacacccaggccagATTACTGCCAGACGTGTTGAATCAAGAATTtacttaaatagaacctgtctgacaaagtgaaacATGCTTAAAGAGTAACACATCATGCCACGATCTAAAAAGATTCGAGAACAGattagaaacaaaatagttgacgtAACAGTCTGGAAAGGagtataaagccatttctaatgCTTTGGGACTCCTGCAAAcccggtcagagccattatccacaaatggagaaaacttgggacaatggtgaaccttcccaggagtggcaggcctaccaaaattactccaagagcacaatgacgactcatccaggaggtcataaaagaatccagtacaacatctaaagaactgcaggcctcacttaactcaattaaggtcagtgtttctgattcaacaataagaaagagactgggcaaaaatggcatccatgggagagttccaaggcaaaagccattgctgaccaaaaataacacaaagacaTGTCTCACATTTCCAAAaaagtggccaagtcaaagtccagacTTAAATCTGTTTGAAATGCTGTTGCATGACCTTAAgcagtccattcatgctcaaaTAACCTCCAACgtagctgaattaaaacaattctgcaaaaaagagtgggccaaaattcctccacagcgatgtgaaagactcattgccagttatcgcaattgcttgattgcagttgttgctgccaaggatggcacaaccagttattagatttagaaAAGAAATCTTtgtttcaaaactgcattttgtatttactctggttatctttgtgtaatattaaaattagtttgatgatctgaatcttttaagtgtgacaaatttgcaaaaaaaaaaaaaaaaaaaggaccaggAAGGAGTCCAAAACTTTTTCATAGcactgtgtatatacagtatgtatgtgtgtatgtatgagaagtatgaacatgaaaagtatgagcatgtacagcactcaatacttagttggggctccttttgcctgaattactgcagcaatgcggcgtggcatggagtcaatcagtctgtggcactgctcaggtgttatgagagcccaggttgctctggtagtggccttcagctcttctgcattcttgggtctggcatatcgcatcttcctcttcacaatacaccatagattttctatggggttaaggtcagtcgagtttgctggccaattaagaacagggataccatggtcctttagctttggcactgtgtgcaggtgccaattcctgttgaaaaatgaaatctgcatctccataaagttagtcagcagcaggaagcatgaagtgctctaaaacttcctggtatacggctgcgtagACCTTGGAccacagaaaacacagtggaccaacaccagcagacgacatggcaccgcaaaccatcactgactgtggaaactttacactggacctcaagcaacgtggattgtgtgcctctcctctcttcctccagattctaggaccctgatttccaaaggaaatgcaaaaatttactttcatcagagaacataactttggacctctcagcagcagtccagtcctttttaagcgagacgcttctgacgctgtctgttcaagagtggcttgacacaaggaatgcaacagctgaaacccatgtcttgcatacgtctgtgcatagtggttcttgaagcactgagtccagctgcagtccactctttgtgaatctcccccacatttttgaatgggttttgtttcacaatcctctccagggtgcggttatccctattgcttgtacacttttttttctaccacatctttttcttccctttgcctctctattaatgtgcttggacacagagctctgtgaacagtcagcctcttttgcaaagaccttttgtgtcttgccctccttgtgcaaggtgtcaatggtcatctttccgacaactgtcaagtcagcagtcttccccgtgattgtgtagcctacagaactagactgagagaccatttaaagtctttgcaggtgttttaagttaattagctgattacagtgtggcaccaggtgtcttcagtattgaaccttttcacaatattctaattttctgagatactgaatttgggattttccttagttgtcatttataatcatcaaaattaaaagaaataaacatttgaaatatatcagtctgtgtgtaattagtgaatataatatacaagtttcactttttgaatggaattagtgaaataaataaactttttgatgatattctaactatatgaccagcacctacaTACCACAGAACCTGcccagtttaaatgttttaattgggggttaaacattttaaatgctaaactAAAACCATGGTCTGAGAAAGATCTGCCATTTAGAGACTAAATAGCGTTACTCTACCCCACTCAACATGTCTATAAAATGCCCATGTAATTCCTaaggcctacacacacacatgcatatatatataatatatatatattatatatatatatatatatatatatatatatatatatatatatatatatatatatatatatatatacacacacacacacacacacacacacacacacacacacacacacacacacacacaccttaggGATTACATGGGCATTTTATAGACATGTTGAGTGGGGTAGAGTAACGCTGTTTAGTCTCTGATTGGCAGATCTTTCTCAGACCATGGTTTTagtttagcatttaaaatgtttaacctccaattaaaacatttaactggGCAGGTTTTGTGGTTTGgtctgcagcaaaaaaaaaaaaaaaaaaaaaaaatcacaataccAGATATCTGGACACTCTGCCTAGGATGTCTTCGGTCCACCATCCATATTCCTTAACACAATTGCTATTCTTTAAGGTAAGCCAGAAGTAAATTTCAGATGctattttaacatgtattctCTGTATAGGTCTGTGAGCCAGAAGTGGACATGCCCTTTGATCTCTGTTCAGCCCATTCGAGGACTAGTGGATGAGAAGTTTCAGATAGCAGTAACAAATTTACCACCAAATCAAAAAGTGACACTACACTCTCTGCATCAATCAGATGACACGGACTTCTGGGAGGCATTTGGACACTATGTCAGTGATGAACATGGATCAGTGACAGGTGCGTAGTACAGTCTAATGCATGATTTGATTCTGGCAGTTATTGGGAGCAAGTGGAGTGAGATCAGGAGAAAATGTGACATGGGTTTTCTTTGACTGATTGATGAGCAGCCGGATTCTGGCCTATCTGTAGATACTTAGTCATGCTGGCCAGCAGGACATTGCATTAGTCTATTATTGAAATGACAAGAACTTGGTTGAGGAGCTGTGCATTGTTTTTTTGGCAAGAAATATCAGATTTTCCAGTGTTATAAAGGGCAAATTTGCCTAAATGTGCCATAGTTGAAATGTTGGTGGCAAAGCTCAGCTGCCCATTAAACATTTCCCCAGGTTTCATACTGTTCCATTTGGCATCAGGTCTATCAGCCCTAACCAGGTTAACCATCAACCAATTGATTGGACAAgcttaattaattacaaaattaatttacaaattaaaaattaattattcataattaccataaattacaaaataaatgctgtacagCTAGGTCTACAGCTAGGTCCTACTTAAACTAGATAGGAACTAAGTAAATTTATATTCAGATGGGACTTGTTTTCCAGGAGGACTTTAGTGAATTAAAGTTTCAGAGATATActggcttaatggttagagagtgggACTTGTATCCCAAAGGTTATGGGTAAAGTCTCAGTACCAACAGGGATTGGAGGTGGGAagagtgaatgaccagcactgTATTCCACCTTCAATACAATGACTGAGGTGAGaactttgagcaaggcaccgaaccaccaactgctcccagggtgccgcagcaaaaattgctgcccactgctccaggtgtgtttgttcactgctcactactctgtgtgtgcacttaaatggtttaaatgcagGGCACAAATTCCAAGTCATGTCACTCACTTTTTATGAAAACAGTACATATTCCAAAGCAAATTACCTACAGATTTTCAGCAAGCATATCCAaataacaaaaagtttaaaactgGTCATTTTAATACCAGTTTCAGGGAAGATACACATCTAGAATCCTATGCTAATTTATCTGGGTTTATAATAAGTTGCCACTTCTATAATGATCCAGAAATCAACTGAAACTTTGTTATAATTTGCAAATACATGTTGTGGATGTATGCTGTCATATATAATTTAGGATTCAAAGATGAAAGTTTGGGAGGCACTTATGACGGCACAGAGCCAGTGGGGTTGCTGTGGAGCATGAGGCCCATACCAGGAAGTCGACATGGACTCAGGTAGCTTTGACTAGAAAAATGTGATGATGTGGGCTTTTTATTACCAAGTTTAAattcaggtttcatttttatgtgaggaGCTTGGAAGCCAGAAGTCACCTAACTACTGGTCTTTACGCCAGGTTACGTAAGAGGGACATTTTCAGACCAATGGAAGTTCGTATTTCAGTATACAATGGGCATCTATCTCAAGGCTTCAGCCACCAAGCACCCTTGGCGACCAGTGTCACTGAGCGCTGGTACGTCGCACCAGGTGTGAAGAGGGTGAACATCAGGGAGAAAGAAATACGAGGAACATTATTCCTGCCTCCAGGTACAAATATCCATATTAGATTTCTATTCACCCACAACCATTCATGTTCAATTTTGACATTGATTCATATTCCCCGGTTTCCCAGGGGGttgatttatatttgattttgtgtAAAAGAAGTCATGTAAATTGCTTGAAAATGACTTGCCATGTGTTTTTAGGCTCTGGGCCATACCCAGGAGTGCTGGATCTGTGGGGAGGAGGTGGTGGTTTGGTTGAGTACCGTTCTGCCCTGCTTGCATCTCATGGCTTTGCATCCATGGCACTTGAGTACCTTGCTCCAGAAGACCTGAGTCTGGAAGACACTGATGCTTCTTACTTTGAGGTAATTCAGAACTTTTGGTTTAATAATGTGGACCAACTTGACATGACATTTGATGTAGTTCGGCATTGTAATTACCTGCCTGTAGTTTCAGAGGTACTATTTCAGCACCCACTCAGATTTCCGGGCCATTAAAAGCAAATGTGATAATATATGGAGTTGATTTCCCATATGCTTAGACTGCTGAGTTTTGGCTAAATCCTGACTCCAAATTCTGTGTAAAGATTATCACAACATCTCATAAGCTGTGACAAAGGAGGAGGTCACACAttggatgaaaaaataaaataaaataaaataaaataaaataaaataaaataaaataaaataaaataaaataaaataaaataaaataaaaacactgtcctTCAGCAGGAGAACATTTCTCCGTCCTGAACCTTCACTCAAAATGTAAAATCAATTTGGATTGAGTGCATGCAAACCTGGACCCAAAGTTGGGTTATGTTGTGGGACAACTGTATATAGTCTCTATATAGTCTTTACAGATATGCATGTTTATGTATACATGTTTCCTGTAGAAAGCATACCAGATCCTGAATAATCATCCAATGGTAAAGAAGGATCATTTGGCTGTTCTTGGGCTAAGTTTGGGAAGTGCCATCACACTCAATATGGTGTCCTACTCCAAAGTCATTAAGGTTTGCTTGGCACATCTAAACATGTGtatcaacattttaaatgcagattatttgtattatattccATGTTTTGGTGTCTTTTTATTGTGCAGCCCCAGTGTTGTGTGTGCATAAGTGGAAGTCATCTGATGCCTGTTGAAAAATCCCTCTCTGAACTCTTTGAGCTGATGAAAAAGTGAGACACAGAAACCATGAGGATGTAGGATGAGGATGTTATGGCGTTATACGTGTTTAGCAATTATCataattaagttggcttgaaaaagcaaACTTGGgacagaccttcagactggtctgactcgggttgctatatcttttctaactgatccggcttaCAGTTTTCataaaccagactatcaaaaccacctaaaatcccatagactttcattgagggggtaAAACTTTTATACAATACGACTTATGGTGTATTTAAGCTGTCTACTGCCATAGCCAAACTTAAAATCTccctactgaaaatacagctaaaaccagcctaaacttatTGGTTGTTTTGGTCTCCCAAGCATGTTTTatagtggttttggccactgtttTATCAGGTCAccctggtcttagctggtttttagctgtttgtttactgaatcaactggttttagctggataagcatagaaacatgctagcgacatgctagtaacgtgctaatcatgctagcaacatgctagtctattgctaatcatgctggaaacatgctagtgcCATGCTAGTataatgctaatcatgctagcaacatgctagtaacttgctaatcatgctagcaacatgctaatcacatGTTGATCATGcttacaacatgctagtcacttgcttatcatgcaaataaaatgctagtgacatactagtcacttgctaattatgttaacaacatgctagtcacttgctaatcatgctaaaaacatgatagtgacatgttagtcacttgttaatcatgtaagcaacatgctagtcacttgctaatcatgttagcaacacgCTAGAAACATGGTtataacatgctagtaacttgttaatcatgctagcaacatgttaatcacTTGCtgatcatgttaacaacatgatagtcacttgctaatcatgctgatAACATggtagtgacatgctagtcacttgttaataatgctggaaacatgctagcaacatgattGTCACTTGTTAATAATGTTTGCAACATGTTAGAAACTTGTTAATGACATGCTAatgacttgctaatcatgctaaaaacatgctagtgactttCTAGTCATGCTACCAACaagctagtcacttgctaatcatgctaacgacatgtTAGTGACTTTAAGGTCATGATAGCAACaagctagtcacttgctaatcatgctaatgacatgctagtgactttatagtcacttgctaatcatgctggaaacatgctagcgacatgctagtcacttgctaataatgctagcaacatgtcagtcgcttgctaatcatgctagcaacagctaatcacttgttaatcatgctaacatgttagcgacatgccagttatttgttaatcatgctagtgatttgttaatcatgttagcaaacatgctagaaacaatgctaacgacatgctagtaactttgttaatcatgttaatgacatgctaatcacttgctagtcatgctagtaacatgctagtcacttgctaatcatgctagcaaacatGCTCATCACTtctaaatcatgctaaaaacatgatagtgacatgctagtcacttgctaatcgtgctagcaacatgctagaaacatgctaatgacatgctagtaacttgcttatcatgctagcaacacGTTTATCACTTGCTGATCATGTTCACAACAtgatagtcacttgctaatcatgctaatgacatgctagtcacttgttaatcatgctaggaacatgctagtcactcgctaatcatgcttgaAACATACTTGCAACAtgatagtcacttgctaataatgttagcaacatgctagaaacttaTCAAtgacatgctagtgacttgctaatcatgctaacaatatGCTAGTGACTttctagtcatgctagcaacatgctagtcactttttAATCATGGTAGCTACattctagtcacttgctaatcatgctatcatgtcatgatataaatctgaatatataaatgtaaatcagaatatatagttataattctgaatatataaatgttaattgtaATATGTAGATGTAAGTGTgactacataaatgtaaattgtttacacacacacacacacatataaataaatgcaaatcattaatatataattgtaaatctacaaatatatttataaatcccaaatatgtaattgtaaatcagaatatatattgTCTACATCTCAATAtaattatatctttattatcaggcatgtcaaaatatttttagatgaaaacaTCATGCCTAAACATCCTGTATACAAGTATCAATGCAGATATTgtactatatttattattgtaagtGCATCTTGTTAatctagtttaatttaattttaatttaaaccaaaAGGAGTATTTTCcctctactgaaaaaaaaaaaatgctggctgTGGTACCAATAGGTCCTCACAGTGAGAGTGTTCATCTTTTCTACACAATTCAACATGACTGAGAGGGATAGGGAAACTGTCAACAACCTCATTTGTTTACAAATAGTGCTTTTATTGAGATAACTGCAGCAGTATGTGATGGAcagcaataataacaataattaatatagtaCAATATCTGCATTGATACATGTACAGGATACATAGGCAtactgttttcataaaaaaataaaaataaataagaacatcTGCCTATATTGACATGCCTAATAATATGcctaataataaagatatatttatgttGAGATGTCGACTATATTCAGATTTGCTTGTATGtacttaatatttataaatatacattctgATTTACAATTATATAGTCAGAATAATAACTAtctcaatatttataaatatacattctgATTTACAATCATATAATCAGAATAATAACTATCCGTTGACAGTATATATTTatctctctttctatatatatatatatatatatatatatatatatttatgatttgcatttatttattctatttttattctatatattcaCACTTATCTGTATATTGCAACTTTCATGTAAATATTCAGAATTTTAAGTACATATTCACAATTTAATTTTCTCACCAAATCTAAAGTTTTGAGCCTTTAGGCACTTTTGTGGTTGTTACCTTTTCTTACGTGTTTAATATTGTCAGATATCAAATACAATGACATTCATAAATTAAGTGTTACTTAAgtgtataaatatactgtattatgagTACATGATAAAACAATGAGATTTCTGTTCACACTATTAAACAACTGTAATGCTGAGTAAATCTATCCATTGTGAACATTTTACTAAtggtaagaataataataaaaaaatgttaattccaGCCATGAAGATAAGCTATGTGTGAATGAGGACAACCAGGTTATCTACAGAAATCTGATTTTATCGCTTCCCTGTCAAAGTGGCAAAGTTGACGTGAGTATATAACattatggatttgtttgttttgtctagtttttttaatctgtttttaataattttatttccgTTAACACcaattatcttttaaaatgcacacaGGTTGGGAGAATAAAGTGTCCTCTTCTGTTGGTGAATGGTGATGATGATCAGAATTTTCCTGCAGTGGAATCCGCTGAAGACGTGAGTTACATATTTTTCAGTTCTGTCACATAAAGCTTATTACTAAAAATTGCTTTCTACTGTGACATAAAACACAGCAAACTTAAAAACTTCATTAAAAGTTCGTGGaacactaaattatatttttttatttaaattat comes from the Cyprinus carpio isolate SPL01 chromosome B4, ASM1834038v1, whole genome shotgun sequence genome and includes:
- the LOC109051157 gene encoding peroxisomal succinyl-coenzyme A thioesterase-like, whose protein sequence is MYSLYRSVSQKWTCPLISVQPIRGLVDEKFQIAVTNLPPNQKVTLHSLHQSDDTDFWEAFGHYVSDEHGSVTGFKDESLGGTYDGTEPVGLLWSMRPIPGSRHGLRLRKRDIFRPMEVRISVYNGHLSQGFSHQAPLATSVTERWYVAPGVKRVNIREKEIRGTLFLPPGSGPYPGVLDLWGGGGGLVEYRSALLASHGFASMALEYLAPEDLSLEDTDASYFEKAYQILNNHPMVKKDHLAVLGLSLGSAITLNMVSYSKVIKPQCCVCISGSHLMPVEKSLSELFELMKNHEDKLCVNEDNQVIYRNLILSLPCQSGKVDVGRIKCPLLLVNGDDDQNFPAVESAEDMAMMMDKAGNRHLLEILTYPDTGHLIEPPYSPHFRATKYKLQWTKERIVMLWGGQTKPHAYAQEDAWKKILAFLWQHLSAP